One part of the Glycine soja cultivar W05 chromosome 11, ASM419377v2, whole genome shotgun sequence genome encodes these proteins:
- the LOC114373752 gene encoding pyrophosphate-energized vacuolar membrane proton pump — translation MGAVILPDLGTEILIPVCAIIGIGFALFQWVLVSKVKLSAARDASPNAAGKNGYNDYLIEEEEGLNDHNVVLKCAEIQNAISEGATSFLFTEYKYVGIFMVAFAILIFLFLGSVEGFSTSYQPCTYDQTKMCKPALATAVFSTISFLLGGVTSLISGFLGMKIATYANARTTLEARKGVGKAFITAFRSGAVMGFLLAANGLLVLYIAINLFKIYYGDDWGGLFEAITGYGLGGSSMALFGRVGGGIYTKAADVGADLVGKVERNIPEDDPRNPAVIADNVGDNVGDIAGMGSDLFGSYAESSCAALVVASISSFGVNHELTAMLYPLIISSVGILVCLLTTLFATDFFEIKAVKEIEPALKKQLIISTALMTIGIAIVSWIALPTSFTIFNFGVQKDVKNWQLFLCVAVGLWAGLIIGFVTEYYTSNAYSPVQDVADSCRTGAATNVIFGLALGYKSVIIPIFAIAISIFVSFTFAAMYGIAVAALGMLSTIATGLAIDAYGPISDNAGGIAEMAGMSHRIRERTDALDAAGNTTAAIGKGFAIGSAALVSLALFGAFVSRAAITTVDVLTPKVFIGLIVGAMLPYWFSAMTMKSVGSAALKMVEEVRRQFNTIPGLMEGTAKPDYATCVKISTDASIKEMIPPGALVMLTPLVVGILFGVETLSGVLAGSLVSGVQIAISASNTGGAWDNAKKYIEAGASEHARSLGPKGSDCHKAAVIGDTIGDPLKDTSGPSLNILIKLMAVESLVFAPFFATHGGLLFKI, via the exons ATGGGAGCAGTGATTCTCCCAGATCTCGGCACCGAGATTTTGATTCCGGTCTGCGCCATCATTGGAATAGGGTTCGCCCTCTTCCAGTGGGTCCTCGTCTCCAAGGTTAAGCTCTCCGCTGCCAGAGACGCTTCCCCTAACGCCGCCGGCAAAAATGGCTACAACGATTACCTCATCGAAGAAGAGGAAGGCCTCAACGATCACAACGTTGTCCTCAAATGCGCCGAAATCCAAAACGCCATTTCCGAAG GAGCAACCTCTTTCCTTTTCACTGAATACAAGTATGTGGGAATCTTCATGGTGGCTTTTGCCATTTTGATATTCCTATTCCTTGGCTCTGTGGAAGGATTCAGCACGAGCTACCAGCCTTGCACCTATGATCAAACTAAAATGTGTAAGCCAGCTCTTGCTACTGCTGTTTTCAGCACCatatctttcctgcttggcggTGTCACATCGCTTATTTCTGGATTCCTTGGAATGAAAATTGCAACTTACGCCAATGCAAGAACCACCCTGGAGGCAAGAAAGGGTGTTGGGAAGGCTTTCATTACGGCTTTTAGATCTGGTGCAGTTATGGGTTTTCTCCTTGCTGCAAATGGTCTTTTGGTTCTTTACATTGCCATCAACTTGTTCAAGATTTACTATGGTGATGACTGGGGTGGTCTTTTTGAGGCCATCACTGGTTATGGTCTTGGTGGGTCTTCTATGGCTTTGTTTGGAAGAGTTGGTGGAGGTATCTATACTAAGGCTGCTGATGTTGGTGCTGATCTTGTCGGAAAGGTTGAAAGAAACATCCCCGAAGATGATCCAAGAAATCCAGCT GTGATTGCTGATAATGTTGGTGATAATGTTGGGGATATCGCTGGTATGGGATCTGATCTTTTTGGTTCATATGCCGAGTCATCCTGTGCTGCTCTTGTTGTTGCTTCCATCTCTTCTTTTGGGGTGAATCATGAGTTGACTGCTATGTTATACCCTCTCATTATCAGTTCTGTGGGTATCCTTGTTTGTTTGCTCACAACCTTATTTGCAACTGACTTCTTTGAGATCAAGGCTGTAAAGGAGATTGAGCCTGCATTGAAGAAACAACTCATCATTTCCACTGCCCTGATGACTATTGGGATTGCAATTGTTAGTTGGATTGCACTCCCAACTTCCTTCACTATCTTCAATTTTGGAGTTCAGAAAGATGTCAAGAATTG GCAGCTATTCTTGTGTGTTGCTGTTGGTCTTTGGGCAGGTCTTATTATTGGATTTGTAACTGAGTACTATACTAGCAATGCATATAG TCCGGTGCAAGATGTTGCAGACTCCTGCAGGACTGGTGCTGCAACTAATGTTATATTTGGCCTTGCCTTGGGATACAAGTCTGTTATTATTCCAATTTTTGCTATTGCCATTAGTATTTTTGTTAGTTTCACCTTTGCTGCCATGTATGGTATTGCTGTTGCTGCGCTTGGCATGCTGAGTACCATTGCCACCGGATTGGCCATTGATGCATATGGTCCAATCAGTGACAATGCTGGAGGTATTGCTGAAATGGCTGGTATGAGTCACAGAATTAGAGAGAGAACTGATGCCCTTGATGCTGCCGGAAACACGACTGCCGCTATTGGGAAG GGATTTGCCATTGGTTCTGCTGCCCTTGTATCACTGGCCCTCTTTGGTGCCTTTGTGAGCCGAGCTGCTATTACAACTGTTGATGTGTTGACTCCAAAGGTTTTCATTGGTTTGATTGTGGGTGCAATGCTTCCTTACTGGTTTTCTGCTATGACTATGAAGAGTGTGGGAAGTGCTGCTCTGAAGATGGTTGAAGAAGTACGCAGGCAATTCAACACCATTCCAGGGTTGATGGAGGGAACTGCTAAGCCTGACTATGCCACATGTGTTAAGATCTCCACTGATGCTTCCATTAAAGAAATGATTCCACCTGGTGCTCTTGTCATGCTTACACCGCTTGTTGTTGGAATCCTTTTTGGTGTTGAAACACTTTCTGGTGTCCTAGCTGGATCTTTGGTGTCTGGTGTACAG ATTGCTATTTCTGCATCCAACACCGGTGGTGCTTGGGATAATGCCAAGAAGTACATTGAG GCTGGTGCTTCTGAGCATGCAAGAAGCCTTGGTCCAAAAGGGTCAGATTGTCACAAGGCAGCTGTTATTGGTGACACCATTGGAGACCCTCTAAAGGATACATCTGGACCTTCACTTAACATCCTTATTAAGCTCATGGCGGTTGAGTCTCTTGTGTTTGCTCCCTTCTTTGCTACACATGGTGGCCTACTCTTCAAGATCTAA
- the LOC114373753 gene encoding probable anion transporter 6, chloroplastic isoform X1: MARLTLRPDNSCFFSHTQRANSHTPFTRTTSFQRFHFHLSSSNHTLRLSRIVSSAQQNAKETQRVSMAKAKAKVLTDLQVEEVEKQHETLSWNWPPWKNLPQRYKLIGTTSLAFIICNMDKVNLSIAIIPMSHQFGWNSSTAGLVQSSFFWGYALSQLPGGWLAKIFGGGAVLEVGVLIWSVATALVPFLAGYMPGLLLSRVLVGIGEGVSPSAATDLIARSIPLEERSRAVALVFGGLSVGSVMGLLLAPPLIQNLGWESVFYIFGLLGIAWFLGFQVLEGGETQLNAESLSSAQDIMTQSWKTSLRELNGSLKDVPWKAFFQNRAVWAMIYAHFCGSWGHYNCLSWLPTFFSEELNLNLTEAAWVSILPPLASIFVTSLAAQLADNLISRGVETTVVRKICQSIAFLSPAICMTLSSLDLGLPPWEIVGILTSGLALSSFALSGLYCTHQDMSPEYASILLGITNTVGAIPGIVGVALTGYLLDSTHSWSISLFAPSIFFYVTGTIIWLAFASSKPQSFSEQN; the protein is encoded by the exons ATGGCCAGGCTCACGCTGAGACCAGACAATTCCTGCTTCTTTTCACACACTCAAAGAGCTAATTCCCACACCCCTTTTACCAGAACAACCTCGTTTCAACGTTTTCACTTTCATCTCTCATCATCCAACCACACCCTCAGGCTCAGCAGAATAGTTTCTAGTGCTCAACAAAATGCTAAAGAAACCCAGAGAGTGTCCATGGCCAAGGCAAAGGCCAAGGTTCTCACGGACCTTCAAGTGGAAGAGGTGGAGAAGCAGCATGAGACCTTGTCTTGGAACTGGCCACCTTGGAAGAATCTTCCCCAAAGATACAAGCTCATCGGCACCACATCATTGGCCTTCATTATTTGTAACATGGATAAG GTGAACTTGAGTATTGCCATAATTCCAATGTCTCATCAATTTGGGTGGAACTCATCAACAGCAGGATTGGTTCAGTCCTCCTTCTTCTGGGGCTATGCATTGAGTCAATTACCTGGGGGTTGGCTAGCCAAAATATTTGGTGGCGG AGCTGTTCTTGAGGTTGGAGTATTGATATGGTCAGTGGCTACAGCTCTTGTTCCTTTTCTTGCTGGATATATGCCTGGCTTATTGTTGTCAAGGGTTTTG GTTGGGATAGGCGAAGGTGTTTCACCATCTGCTGCTACTGATCTCATTGCCAG GTCAATACCATTAGAAGAGCGCTCACGTGCAGTAGCATTGGTTTTTGGTGGTTTGAGTGTTGGAAGTGTTATGGG GCTTCTTTTGGCTCCTCCCCTTATCCAAAATCTTGGTTGGGAATCAGTATTCTATATATTTGGTCTCTTGGGAATTGCTTG GTTTTTGGGGTTTCAAGTTCTTGAAGGAGGTGAAACACAATTAAATGCAGAATCTCTTTCAT CAGCCCAAGATATCATGACACAATCATGGAAGACTTCTCTAAGAGAATTGAATGGCTCTTTGAAG GATGTACCATGGAAGGCTTTTTTCCAAAATCGTGCTGTGTGGGCTATGATATATGCTCATTTCTGTGGCAGTTGGGGTCACTATAACTGTCTATCATGGCTTCCCACATTTTTTAG TGAGGAGCTGAATCTAAATCTGACTGAAGCTGCATGG GTCTCTATTCTTCCGCCACTGGCTTCAATATTTGTGACTAGTCTTGCAGCGCAATTAGCTGACAACTTGATTTCAAGAGGAGTTGAAACCACTGTG gttcGAAAGATCTGCCAATCAATTGCATTTTTGTCCCCTGCAATCTGCATGACTCTTTCCTCGCTGGATCTAGGGCTACCGCCTTGGGAGATTGTGGGGATTCTCACAAGTGGTTTAGCCCTCTCAAGCTTTGCCTTATCAG GACTCTATTGTACCCATCAAGACATGTCACCAGAATATGCAAGTATACTTCTG GGTATAACTAATACTGTTGGGGCTATTCCTGGAATTGTGGGTGTAGCCCTCACTGGTTATCTTCTGGATTCAACTCATTCATGGAGT ATATCACTATTTGCACCATCGATCTTCTTCTATGTGACTGGTACCATCATATGGTTGGCGTTTGCCAGCAGTAAGCCTCAAAGTTTTTCTGAGCAAAACTGA
- the LOC114373753 gene encoding probable anion transporter 6, chloroplastic isoform X2: MARLTLRPDNSCFFSHTQRANSHTPFTRTTSFQRFHFHLSSSNHTLRLSRIVSSAQQNAKETQRVSMAKAKAKVLTDLQVEEVEKQHETLSWNWPPWKNLPQRYKLIGTTSLAFIICNMDKVNLSIAIIPMSHQFGWNSSTAGLVQSSFFWGYALSQLPGGWLAKIFGGGAVLEVGVLIWSVATALVPFLAGYMPGLLLSRVLVGIGEGVSPSAATDLIARSIPLEERSRAVALVFGGLSVGSVMGLLLAPPLIQNLGWESVFYIFGLLGIAWFLGFQVLEGGETQLNAESLSSQDIMTQSWKTSLRELNGSLKDVPWKAFFQNRAVWAMIYAHFCGSWGHYNCLSWLPTFFSEELNLNLTEAAWVSILPPLASIFVTSLAAQLADNLISRGVETTVVRKICQSIAFLSPAICMTLSSLDLGLPPWEIVGILTSGLALSSFALSGLYCTHQDMSPEYASILLGITNTVGAIPGIVGVALTGYLLDSTHSWSISLFAPSIFFYVTGTIIWLAFASSKPQSFSEQN, encoded by the exons ATGGCCAGGCTCACGCTGAGACCAGACAATTCCTGCTTCTTTTCACACACTCAAAGAGCTAATTCCCACACCCCTTTTACCAGAACAACCTCGTTTCAACGTTTTCACTTTCATCTCTCATCATCCAACCACACCCTCAGGCTCAGCAGAATAGTTTCTAGTGCTCAACAAAATGCTAAAGAAACCCAGAGAGTGTCCATGGCCAAGGCAAAGGCCAAGGTTCTCACGGACCTTCAAGTGGAAGAGGTGGAGAAGCAGCATGAGACCTTGTCTTGGAACTGGCCACCTTGGAAGAATCTTCCCCAAAGATACAAGCTCATCGGCACCACATCATTGGCCTTCATTATTTGTAACATGGATAAG GTGAACTTGAGTATTGCCATAATTCCAATGTCTCATCAATTTGGGTGGAACTCATCAACAGCAGGATTGGTTCAGTCCTCCTTCTTCTGGGGCTATGCATTGAGTCAATTACCTGGGGGTTGGCTAGCCAAAATATTTGGTGGCGG AGCTGTTCTTGAGGTTGGAGTATTGATATGGTCAGTGGCTACAGCTCTTGTTCCTTTTCTTGCTGGATATATGCCTGGCTTATTGTTGTCAAGGGTTTTG GTTGGGATAGGCGAAGGTGTTTCACCATCTGCTGCTACTGATCTCATTGCCAG GTCAATACCATTAGAAGAGCGCTCACGTGCAGTAGCATTGGTTTTTGGTGGTTTGAGTGTTGGAAGTGTTATGGG GCTTCTTTTGGCTCCTCCCCTTATCCAAAATCTTGGTTGGGAATCAGTATTCTATATATTTGGTCTCTTGGGAATTGCTTG GTTTTTGGGGTTTCAAGTTCTTGAAGGAGGTGAAACACAATTAAATGCAGAATCTCTTTCAT CCCAAGATATCATGACACAATCATGGAAGACTTCTCTAAGAGAATTGAATGGCTCTTTGAAG GATGTACCATGGAAGGCTTTTTTCCAAAATCGTGCTGTGTGGGCTATGATATATGCTCATTTCTGTGGCAGTTGGGGTCACTATAACTGTCTATCATGGCTTCCCACATTTTTTAG TGAGGAGCTGAATCTAAATCTGACTGAAGCTGCATGG GTCTCTATTCTTCCGCCACTGGCTTCAATATTTGTGACTAGTCTTGCAGCGCAATTAGCTGACAACTTGATTTCAAGAGGAGTTGAAACCACTGTG gttcGAAAGATCTGCCAATCAATTGCATTTTTGTCCCCTGCAATCTGCATGACTCTTTCCTCGCTGGATCTAGGGCTACCGCCTTGGGAGATTGTGGGGATTCTCACAAGTGGTTTAGCCCTCTCAAGCTTTGCCTTATCAG GACTCTATTGTACCCATCAAGACATGTCACCAGAATATGCAAGTATACTTCTG GGTATAACTAATACTGTTGGGGCTATTCCTGGAATTGTGGGTGTAGCCCTCACTGGTTATCTTCTGGATTCAACTCATTCATGGAGT ATATCACTATTTGCACCATCGATCTTCTTCTATGTGACTGGTACCATCATATGGTTGGCGTTTGCCAGCAGTAAGCCTCAAAGTTTTTCTGAGCAAAACTGA
- the LOC114373529 gene encoding heparanase-like protein 3 isoform X2 — MKSGSAVGPWNYTNAESLIRYTVRKKYTIHGWELGNELCGSGIGASVAADQYASDVAALRNIVENAYRGIEPKPLVIAPGGFFDSDWFKEFISKSGKSADVITHHIYNLGPGVDDHLTEKILDPSYLDGEANTFSSLKGILQSSSTSVKSWVGEAGGAYNSGHHLVSDAFVYSFWYLDQLGMSAVYDTRTYCRQSLIGGNYGLLNTSTFVPNPDYYSALLWHRLMGGRVLLTTFYGTKKIRTYAHCAKESKGITILVLNLDNSTTVQVNVALKFNKLPYRRVGEPARREYHLTAPDRNLHSQTMLLNGKMLSVNSAGEIPPLEPLYVNSRKPIIVGPLSIVFAHIPNVLLSACS; from the exons ATGAAGTCTGGTTCTGCTGTTGGACCTTGGAACTACACCAATGCTGAATCGTTAATACGATACACAGTCAGAAAGAAGTACACCATTCATGGTTGGGAACTTG GCAATGaattgtgtggaagtggaattGGAGCAAGTGTTGCAGCAGATCAATATGCTTCTGATGTTGCTGCTTTAAGAAACATAGTTGAAAATGCATATAGAGGGATTGAACCTAAGCCACTAGTCATTGCACCTGGAGGCTTCTTTGACTCGGattggttcaaggaatttatAAGCAAATCTGGTAAATCTGCAGACGTGATCACCCACCACATTTATAACCTTGGGCCAG GAGTTGATGACCACCTAACTGAAAAAATTCTTGACCCTTCCTATCTGGATGGAGAGGCTAACACATTCAGCAGCCTCAAAGgtatacttcaaagttcatcaACCTCAGTAAAATCATGGGTTGGTGAGGCAGGAGGGGCTTACAATAGTGGCCATCATCTTGTGTCTGATGCATTTGTCTACAGCTTCTG GTATTTGGACCAGCTTGGCATGTCAGCTGTTTATGACACCAGAACATACTGCAGACAAAGTTTGATAGGAGGAAACTATGGTTTGCTGAATACTAGTACTTTCGTGCCAAATCCAGACTATTATAg TGCACTTCTATGGCACCGACTCATGGGAGGCCGTGTCCTCTTAACTACCTTCTATGGGACAAAGAAGATAAGAACTTATGCACATTGTGCAAAGGAATCC AAAGGGATCACAATACTAGTGCTCAACTTGGACAACAGCACCACTGTTCAAGTCAATGTGgccttaaaatttaacaagttACCATACCGTAGAGTGGGTGAACCAGCCAGAAGAGAGTACCATTTAACTGCACCAGACAGGAATTTACATAGCCAAACTATGTTGCTAAATGGAAAAATGTTAAGTGTAAACTCAGCTGGTGAAATTCCTCCTTTAGAGCCTCTATATGTAAACTCAAGAAAGCCAATAATAGTTGGTCCTCTATCTATTGTATTTGCTCATATACCAAATGTTCTTCTTTCGGCCTGCAGCTAA
- the LOC114373529 gene encoding heparanase-like protein 3 isoform X1, with protein MGSQIRLLGLCLWMYLSSLSFIGAGAVYGREGEVVKGIVLVHGKTAIGRIDDDSVCATLDWWPPQKCDYGKCSWGHASLLNLDLNNKILLNAVKAFSPLKIRLGGTLQDKVMYGTEDCRQPCTPFVLNANEMFGFTQGCLPMYRWDELNSFFQKAGAKVVFGLNALAGKSMKSGSAVGPWNYTNAESLIRYTVRKKYTIHGWELGNELCGSGIGASVAADQYASDVAALRNIVENAYRGIEPKPLVIAPGGFFDSDWFKEFISKSGKSADVITHHIYNLGPGVDDHLTEKILDPSYLDGEANTFSSLKGILQSSSTSVKSWVGEAGGAYNSGHHLVSDAFVYSFWYLDQLGMSAVYDTRTYCRQSLIGGNYGLLNTSTFVPNPDYYSALLWHRLMGGRVLLTTFYGTKKIRTYAHCAKESKGITILVLNLDNSTTVQVNVALKFNKLPYRRVGEPARREYHLTAPDRNLHSQTMLLNGKMLSVNSAGEIPPLEPLYVNSRKPIIVGPLSIVFAHIPNVLLSACS; from the exons ATGGGTTCTCAGATAAGGCTTCTGGGTCTGTGTCTATGGATGTACTTGTCAAGCTTAAGCTTCATTGGAGCCGGTGCTGTGTATGGAAGAGAAGGTGAAGTTGTGAAAGGGATTGTTTTAGTTCATGGGAAAACTGCAATTGGAAGGATTGATGATGATTCTGTTTGTGCAACTCTGGATTGGTGGCCTCCTCAGAAATGTGACTATGGAAAATGCAGTTGGGGTCATGCTTCTCTGCTCAACCTg GACCTCAAcaacaaaattttgttaaatgcaGTAAAAG CCTTTTCACCCTTGAAAATTAGATTAGGTGGCACTTTGCAAGACAAGGTCATGTATGGAACTGAAGATTGTCGGCAACCCTGTACTCCTTTTGTTTTGAATGCGAATGAAATGTTCGGTTTCACTCAAGGGTGCTTACCGATGTATAGGTGGGATGAGCTAAACAGCTTTTTCCAAAAAGCAGG GGCTAAGGTTGTCTTTGGATTAAATGCTCTTGCTGGAAAATCTATGAAGTCTGGTTCTGCTGTTGGACCTTGGAACTACACCAATGCTGAATCGTTAATACGATACACAGTCAGAAAGAAGTACACCATTCATGGTTGGGAACTTG GCAATGaattgtgtggaagtggaattGGAGCAAGTGTTGCAGCAGATCAATATGCTTCTGATGTTGCTGCTTTAAGAAACATAGTTGAAAATGCATATAGAGGGATTGAACCTAAGCCACTAGTCATTGCACCTGGAGGCTTCTTTGACTCGGattggttcaaggaatttatAAGCAAATCTGGTAAATCTGCAGACGTGATCACCCACCACATTTATAACCTTGGGCCAG GAGTTGATGACCACCTAACTGAAAAAATTCTTGACCCTTCCTATCTGGATGGAGAGGCTAACACATTCAGCAGCCTCAAAGgtatacttcaaagttcatcaACCTCAGTAAAATCATGGGTTGGTGAGGCAGGAGGGGCTTACAATAGTGGCCATCATCTTGTGTCTGATGCATTTGTCTACAGCTTCTG GTATTTGGACCAGCTTGGCATGTCAGCTGTTTATGACACCAGAACATACTGCAGACAAAGTTTGATAGGAGGAAACTATGGTTTGCTGAATACTAGTACTTTCGTGCCAAATCCAGACTATTATAg TGCACTTCTATGGCACCGACTCATGGGAGGCCGTGTCCTCTTAACTACCTTCTATGGGACAAAGAAGATAAGAACTTATGCACATTGTGCAAAGGAATCC AAAGGGATCACAATACTAGTGCTCAACTTGGACAACAGCACCACTGTTCAAGTCAATGTGgccttaaaatttaacaagttACCATACCGTAGAGTGGGTGAACCAGCCAGAAGAGAGTACCATTTAACTGCACCAGACAGGAATTTACATAGCCAAACTATGTTGCTAAATGGAAAAATGTTAAGTGTAAACTCAGCTGGTGAAATTCCTCCTTTAGAGCCTCTATATGTAAACTCAAGAAAGCCAATAATAGTTGGTCCTCTATCTATTGTATTTGCTCATATACCAAATGTTCTTCTTTCGGCCTGCAGCTAA